In the genome of Trypanosoma brucei gambiense DAL972 chromosome 11, complete sequence, the window CACGCTCGCGCGCTCTCTCGTGCCGCTTAGTAAAATATGGAACACAAACCACCCGTACTCCACCCACGCACTTGAGACCACATGACCCACCCGCTTGAGTACCTAAAGGAGACCCTGGTGAGGCCTCGCTATCGTTGGATAAGGGAGAAGACAACGAATCGTTACCAGAAAAGAATGGAAAGTCCTTTCCTGCGCCTTTTCGTGTCATTGACTCCACATTGAGAAGCATTTGCAGTGCATGGGTGTAGCGCTTCTCGTTGAGGAAGCGCAAAGCCGTGACATTCGCTACACGGATGTAATGGTCCGCCCGTCTCGACAACGTATCTTCAAGATCAAAAAGCTGCTGAATTGCGGTGCGTGTGGTCTCACATGTCTCACTTTTCGGCAACGCGTGTTCGGCGTCCTCTGACAAACTAATAGTACTATCCAGTCTATGAATATAAAACCGTTGCTGGAAGACATACTCAGCCGCTTCGTGCAGTTTCTCCTGCAATTGGGGTAGGTCTTCTTCGGGTCCGTTGGCTGCACTTAGCGATTTCTCATAATTTCTATTCCTACCGTGCGGGGAGGCTCCTCTGCGAGTGGCTCCCGCCGGCGTTTGCTGCTTCATGATGCTGGGACTTGCTGCCGCTTTCCACTTGCAGCACCCACAACTTCTGTAAGTGAAGAGACAATGGTTACaagcgaaaaaaagggggggattTCTTGCCTAGATCACCGACCGCACCACGCCTTACCTGAAGACTGTGCAGTAGACGGTCCGATGTTGATCCAACGGTTTCTGTAGGGCACAATAAGACGGTGGGAAAAGAGCATGGAAATTAAAGAAACAGAGTACCAGTTGGTCAATAAAAGCAAGAGCACGAGTCAAAAATGGCAGAAAGGGTAGATCGAAATGAGATGCGTCCACAATAGTGGGGCATACAAAGATGTTCGTTAACAAAGACATTTGTGCGAGGGCTAGCACACTTTCAACTCACAAGCCTCATATGCCATAGGTACAGGCGTGAAACTCTGAATGTTTCGCTTCTTTCGAAGTTGTTTATACTGGAGAGTTGCGCGGAGTTAATGAACTAGGGAAACTGTCCTCTTCGACTTCCCTTGCGTATGAACGGCTACCCCGTCGAGGCCGCATGCATTCATACACAGTCGGTAAGGTGCACAAAGATGATCTGTCTTCGCCGCTTCGTATCATCATTCTCACAACATCGTCAAATTCAGCGATTAGGGCGTaatcttcctttttcaaaGGAGCATCCATCCCGCATATGACTGAGACACGAACGGCAAATGCTCGCAGGACAGCCTCACAAAGGTCCACAacaattgtttcttttcgtccgCCCCATCCAGGGCGCCTCCTAGCATGGTCTAGCAGTTGCACAACGTGCTGGGTTGATTTCAGGATCTCTTCAACTTCACCCCGAAACGATACGAACGCGGTAAGCCGAAATGACCACTGCAGTAGCGCTCGAAGGAGAAGGTGACGCACAAACGCATCCCCCCCACTCGCAGGGCTGTGCGGCTCACCATCTAGCTGCAGCGCGCACAGCGGAATAGCACGAAAGGCAGCGTATGCTTTGTGGACACCCCTAACTTCAGGCTCCTTCTCTTGAGCCACGTCGGCACACATCCAGAGGCGTAGGAACGCCGCGTACGTGACCGACGGAACCgaggaggaaggagggaacacATTACATTGTTCGGCCCGTGCAAGTAGCATGCCTACGTCAACTGAATTGGCCTTCAATACAGTGCTTGGCCGGATGTATAATAGCCGCGCAAGCAGCATTACGACATTTTCCGCCTTGGCCTCCTTACTAAACAGCGGTAATGCATGCAAAAACGCATGGCGTGCAGAGCGGAAACGGTTTTCTTCATTGCTCACAGCACAGTGGCAGCTGAGCAAAGCGACCCAGATCAGAGGCAAAAGCTGTAACCGACGCTGCTGAGGGAAACAGTGGTTATCGTGCACACCAGAACACGCTGTACCAGCCGCACTTCCGGGGAAGCACAATGTTGAGACGGCCAGTCCGCCATTGACCTCCTCCCCAAACCACCGGTTACACCCCTCGGGTGACTTGACGTACGATAACAACTGTTTGTCTTCTCGAGGCATCCCGGCATGCGCGAGGATCTTGCACACAAGCTTAACATAGGTGGAAAATAGGCCGCGAAACGGAGCGTGCAACCGCCGCATGTCAAACAGGGGTTCAGTGTGATCAAGAAGTCCCCAGTAACACACACCTTGGCTGTAATGCACCGCTGCCCAGTGAAGCGAATTCCACATGTCACTTCCTTGATATGCCaaccttttgtttgctgccaTCAGGGTACCGGATGCGGAGGCTGTGGATAAACTTTTCAGTATTTCTTCCACATTTTTCGATACAAATATGCTGCAGGAAATAACAGCACCTATGAGGTCTTCACAATACTTGTCCGCAGTTTGATATAATGCAGTGAGATGCAAAAGCACGGATGCATAAAATATGTACTCCACTATGCGACTTAAATCTTCCACCGATAGCGTACCGGTGTTCTCCCCCCAACGCTGCCGCTCAACGCGGAAGGATGTAAGCATATGATGGCAGTGATACGCAGCATACCTGGCTGCATCCTCTTGACGCTGGGATACGCCCTCGCCATCGTGTGAATGATGTTGGAGTTGTTCCTCACTGACACAATCCTCGGTCTCCACCATGGAGGCGTTGTGTCTCCCCGTCGAATCTATAAGACGCAAAGCCCTCCTGAGTGGTAGACGGTAGTGAGGAATATTAGTCCCTTGATGCTGTCCCAGACTCCGGTTGGTGCCGCGAACTAAATGTGCACACCGGGCTTGGATGAAAGTGGCTCCTGTCATTCTAGTAGCTCGTAACAGCGTAGCTCCCCCCGCGCACGCAGAACAGTGCTTCATATAGGATTTGGTTTATGCAGCTGCTGCCATCAAAAAAAGTCTTTATACAAGCAACGAATAACTACGAAGACCTATGATGCCTATCAGCGTGACACTCAATTACAGACAAACATCCACTGACGAAGGGCACGAAGACAATCAATATGtcaagcagcaacaaaccATACACAAAAACATTTGAGAGTTTCATTTGACACTCAAGCAGTTGAGGACACCCTATGTAAGGGTTAGGTTAAAATAACGTTTTGGGCGCCATCCTGTGCAGCagttgcgttgttgttttttgacCCGCCCTGCccttcttctccctcttcttctcaACACACACAGGGGTCGCTTAGTTTTAACCGCCTTAAGCTTTTCTCCAAGTTTGCATCACTGCTGAGCAGATTCTTCACGCAGGTAGGTGCTTCGCACACACTGCCCTGCCTTTTATGAACTCGTGCTATCATCGTCATTTccatcctcatcctcatcctcatcctcactCTCCTCTCGTTTATCAGATATCTTGTGGATGACACAGTAATACGCCGGCCCCCGACCATTATCTCGGTCAGGTAGTACAATGTGTCCAAACTCTGTCTTCTCGCCAATGGGCACTGGGGGATGCATTAGCTCCACCTGACAGCGCGTTCGTTTTAATGCCTCACGGACAACTTCATCGTTTTCTAGCGGTGAAATGGAACACGTAGTGTACACAATACGCCCCCCAGGTCGACATGTCTCGATAGATCGAAGAAGTAACCCCCGCTGAGTGTGGCTTAGCTCCACACAAGCTTGTAGGGACCAGTGCAGTGGACTAACTGCATGCTTGCCACTGTGCTGGAGCAGTTGTCGTTCTCCCGTGCATGGGGCGTCAACGAGAACGCGGTGGTAAGTCGATGGGTCGTGCCAAGTTTCTGGTTTGCGCTGTGTAACAGTTACGGGGACGTAATTACTAGGCACGTACTCCTTGATGTTGCGGCGCAAACGAGCACAGCGGTCACCGCGCTGCTCATTGGCGGTTAATGAAGCACTATTAGATAGGAACTGGGAAATTGCTATGGATTTACCGCCCACTCCCGCACAGAGATCAAGAACAAGGTCAAATTGTTGTACGCCTAGTAGCTCTACAGCCAGTGCAGTTGTGTAATCTAAGGGATAGTGCGCCTTTACATTGAATTCATCAATGGCCGGTGGGGGCATCTCACCACTTCCCAGTGGGCTAAACAACTGAAGAAGCAAGGCGTCGTCAACGCGCTTCACGTCCCCCATAGCACTTTCAAAGGGGAGCTTAACAAATTTGTTCCAGAGAACAGACCTGTCGCAAGCCGGTGCGCACAGTGCCTTGCGGAGCGCTGCCCAGCGTTCCCCGTAATGACTGCCGTAAAAGTCCTCAAATGTTTCGCTCTTCCGCAGTCCGTTGGTGTTACTTCTTCggttccctttccttctcgagtgcaTTTTCTGGTTGCCTACCTTTGTCTCTTCTTAGTCACCCAATACAACTCCTGCTCGGGCCCTTTCCGAAAATTTCCTTTTGATACTGGTGAAATGATGTTGTCCCCAGCAGTATCGCCAACGGAAGGTCCTCACTACCCCAGGCTGTGAGGTCAGCTGTGCAGACGAGTTGTGGTGGACTTTTACCAAACCTGTTTGCACAAGCGAGTGGGGCGCCGATAGTATGTGGAGACAAAATAGGTGGTGGGACGGATACACAGTAGAATAGCTTACAGCTCACCTCacgtaaaggaaaaagagtaaaTCAGCGTTAGATGGAAAAGGGGGCCCTGAAGTGTTGATTCGCTCaggtattttctttttacgacCACTGCTggtacccccccccccccccaaataGTCACTGCCAGTGAATCTTTTGCCGTCTGCTCCGCCGGTTTGCATCGTGCTTCCAGGAACAGAACCCTCCGCTCCTGCGCCCTTTCCCCCCGTCCAACctctcttccccccccccccgccggTTTATTAACTCAGAGAGGATGTAGAGAGCAAGTAGCCACCCATTCACAACATTCACCGCCCAACAACCGTTTTAATCACGATGCATCTTCCCCGTTACCTGTCGAAGGAGTAATACTCCCGTCGCCAAGACCCACCACTTCTTGCAAATTAGAATAGGGTGGAGGCGTGTACCGTATCGCCATATAGTTGTCTCCGCGCAGCGGTTTCTGCAGTTGGTCAATCATGGAAGCCTTCATCCATGCACATCCAGTAGCAGGATCCGCTAACTGCGCCCATGCACGATCAATAGGGTCCGGCGACTGCCGAAGGAGCCGTGCATCCCAGTTTCTCATGTACTGCAACGGGACCACCTGTGGCCCCTCGACGCGAATGTCCGAGGGGACTTCCGCTACAAAATAGCGTACAGGAACGCGCCAGTAGTATTGTGGAACAGTCTGATACAGATGGCCGGTGGGGTATACATTTGAAGCATCTACGGTAATGCCCGTTTCTTCCCACAGTGTACGTATAGCCGCCTCTTTGTAGCGCTCGTAGAGCAACGTCCACTTTCCTGGGAGTTTTAGGGAAATAGGAGGAATGTCGGGAGGCCGTAGTTCACGGTTTATCCTGCGTAACATTAGCCACTCGACCTCACTTGAGTTCGCCAGCCGCCTAAAGATGCCCAGCCGTACGTATACAGGGTCTTGCTGTATAGCCGCCTCCATGAGCTTGTGACAGTTGAAAATGCCACGCTCCGAGCCAAAAAGGTAAACCGTAATATCCACATCATCCGCCGTCTCGTATGCCCCCCACTGTGTGCCATCTCCGTCGTCGCTTCCACTGCCTTTTACAGCATTCTCAGAAAGCCTCTCTGGGTATGTGGGTTCCAATTCAATATGTACCCCAGTGCGATACTTCAGCTCGGCAGCCCACTCCCTCATCGGTCCTGACACTTTACGAGCGAGTGCTGCCTTCGTCTGCCACTTGTACACAAATGAATTGGTGAGGAGATCAAAGCGTGCTGGTGGATGCGATAATTTCTCCAGTTGAATGGTGCTCGTGTCACCTGCCGTCCCGTCACCCGACGAATGGGGCTGCTGCAGGTGTACGTCGAAGGGTAGTGCGTGCCCCTCCGTATCAAGCGCTGAAGCAAGCTCCCCCCGAAGCGCGTCATCATCGCTGATGAAGGCGCTGCTATCGATGGATTTGTTGTCACCAGATATGAAGCGACGCCCAACCGCCACACAAGGACGTGCAAGGGTGAAAAATAATTGCTTGCGCATGCGAAAATCCGCTAGTTACTCCCCGATACGCAACTGTTGCCGCACGTCGTGGGGCTATATTTGCCACTTGCCGTTCACAACACCACTCCCTTCCGATGTGTTCTCagattttatttattttttaccttCGAATAACCAAACTGATGCGCTAACACTTCTACTGTGGCAGTGCAAACTTATGTCACTCCACGTTAGTCAAACTTCGCCCTATGAAATGCGATGTGCTAATGAACTGTTCTCCCTTTGCTCCTGATCACAGCggtccttttgtttccaaaACGGCTTCGACTTGAAGAAAAAACTCGATAGGCTTCCTCTGCCAGCACTTCCTTCCGTCGCCGGGGCCGCGCTTTCAAACTCTCTAAAGCGAGATGAGGCAATATATAATCGGATATAGA includes:
- a CDS encoding NUDIX hydrolase, conserved, putative, giving the protein MRKQLFFTLARPCVAVGRRFISGDNKSIDSSAFISDDDALRGELASALDTEGHALPFDVHLQQPHSSGDGTAGDTSTIQLEKLSHPPARFDLLTNSFVYKWQTKAALARKVSGPMREWAAELKYRTGVHIELEPTYPERLSENAVKGSGSDDGDGTQWGAYETADDVDITVYLFGSERGIFNCHKLMEAAIQQDPVYVRLGIFRRLANSSEVEWLMLRRINRELRPPDIPPISLKLPGKWTLLYERYKEAAIRTLWEETGITVDASNVYPTGHLYQTVPQYYWRVPVRYFVAEVPSDIRVEGPQVVPLQYMRNWDARLLRQSPDPIDRAWAQLADPATGCAWMKASMIDQLQKPLRGDNYMAIRYTPPPYSNLQEVVGLGDGSITPSTGNGEDAS